A stretch of the Carassius carassius chromosome 6, fCarCar2.1, whole genome shotgun sequence genome encodes the following:
- the LOC132141912 gene encoding nicotinamide N-methyltransferase-like: MSELTTFTEGEFYEGHFDSRAYVKNFYSCPRGHSDEKDFLTFVLKCLSRVFSAGEHKGKLLIDVGSGPSIHSVISACDHYEEIVLSDFANDNRREIEKWLNNLEGSLDWKPILQHVCELEGKSPSDLEATLKQRVKKVLKCDVRLENPFSPHTLEPADCVTTSLCLEAACKDIQTYCHALHGLTKLLRPGGLLVMIGVLGESFYKVDDQRFSCLRLSQDNIEEVLRGLGLSILEFNLLPAENRKDNTVSDFEAVFHLVARKPSE; the protein is encoded by the exons ATGAGTGAATTGACGACCTTCACTGAGGGAGAGTTCTATGAGGGGCATTTTGACTCGCGAGCGTATGTGAAGAATTTTTATTCCTGCCCTCGCGGTCACTCTGACGAGAAGGATTTCCTAACTTTCGTTTTGAAATGCCTTAGTCGAGTTTTCTCAGCGG gagaaCATAAAGGCAAGCTGCTGATCGATGTGGGCAGTGGACCCTCGATCCACTCCGTCATCAGCGCCTGCGACCATTATGAAGAGATCGTGCTCTCTGATTTCGCAAATGACAATCGTAGAGAAATTGAAAAATGGCTGAATAATCTAGAAGGCAGTTTAGATTGGAAACCTATATTGCAGCACGTTTGTGAACTGGAGGGCAAAAG CCCGTCTGATTTGGAGGCTACACTGAAGCAACGAGTCAAGaaagttttaaaatgtgatgtccgGTTGGAGAATCCATTCTCTCCACACACACTGGAACCAGCTGATTGTGTCACTACATCCCTGTGTCTGGAAGCAGCATGTAAAGACATTCAAACATACTGTCATGCTTTACATGGGCTGACCAAACTTTTGCGTCCTGGTGGACTTTTGGTAATGATTGGTGTTCTGGGCGAAAGCTTCTACAAGGTAGATGATCAGCGCTTTTCTTGTCTTAGACTGAGTCAGGATAATATTGAGGAAGTGCTCCGTGGTTTAGGCCTCTCAATCCTCGAGTTTAATTTACTGCCTGCAGAAAACAGAAAGGACAACACTGTGTCTGACTTTGAGGCAGTTTTTCATCTTGTAGCGAGAAAACCCTCTGAGTGA